From a region of the Hymenobacter jejuensis genome:
- the parS gene encoding type II RES/Xre toxin-antitoxin system antitoxin, producing the protein MRKKWEAWSQAGQDSFALVMAARKGIPAATAFEVAEAFQLQASELEAIYELSTKTLRTYSQEKKNLNASSSEKTLKIISLYTLGTEVFGDAAAFLRWLGKPAYGLDNEVPLRLLETSGGIDLVEEELTRIAYGDLA; encoded by the coding sequence ATGCGGAAGAAATGGGAGGCCTGGAGCCAGGCCGGGCAGGATTCGTTTGCTTTGGTAATGGCGGCGCGCAAAGGCATTCCGGCCGCTACGGCGTTTGAAGTCGCGGAGGCGTTTCAGCTACAGGCCAGCGAATTGGAGGCGATTTATGAGCTTTCGACCAAAACGCTGCGCACGTATTCGCAGGAAAAAAAGAACCTGAACGCCTCCAGTAGCGAGAAAACGCTGAAAATAATTTCGCTCTATACGCTTGGTACCGAGGTATTTGGCGATGCCGCGGCGTTTTTGCGGTGGCTGGGCAAGCCGGCGTATGGCCTCGACAACGAAGTGCCCCTGCGGCTGCTCGAAACCAGCGGCGGCATCGATCTGGTGGAGGAAGAGCTAACGCGCATCGCGTACGGCGACCTGGCGTAG
- the holA gene encoding DNA polymerase III subunit delta, with amino-acid sequence MPQYSPDEILQQLRQRQFQPIYFLQGEEPYYIDLIANILEQNVMPEHERGFNQVVLYGKDTDAATVLGQARRFPMMAERSVVIVKEAQAIADLESEKAFPFLEAYLKNPLQSTVLVFCYKHKTLDARKKLGKLMGEKAALLTSKKLYDNQVPGWLTAYVRSKQQQITGQATAMLSEYIGADLSRLTNEVDKLLLNVAPGQPIDEDLVQKMVGISKEYNIFELQKVLVQRDVLKANRILQYFEANPKANPLIPNLTLLFGFFTKLLVLHQAPNPSDADFKKLGINNSFAQKEYQQALRVYNFPRTRDIIHLIRRADLQSKGIESGSMTEGEILRELVFLILHPVPLSVLA; translated from the coding sequence GTGCCCCAGTACAGTCCCGACGAGATTCTGCAGCAATTGCGCCAACGGCAATTTCAGCCTATTTACTTTTTGCAGGGTGAAGAGCCGTATTATATCGACCTGATTGCCAATATCTTAGAGCAAAATGTAATGCCGGAGCACGAGCGCGGCTTCAACCAAGTGGTACTCTACGGCAAGGACACCGATGCGGCCACCGTGCTGGGGCAGGCCCGCCGCTTCCCGATGATGGCCGAACGCTCCGTTGTGATCGTGAAAGAGGCGCAGGCCATCGCCGACCTGGAAAGCGAGAAAGCTTTTCCTTTTCTGGAAGCTTACCTGAAAAACCCGCTTCAGAGCACCGTACTCGTGTTTTGCTACAAGCACAAAACGCTGGACGCGCGCAAAAAGCTGGGCAAACTAATGGGGGAGAAGGCCGCGCTGCTCACCAGCAAAAAGCTCTACGACAACCAGGTGCCGGGCTGGCTGACGGCCTACGTGCGCTCGAAGCAACAGCAGATTACGGGGCAAGCCACGGCCATGCTTTCGGAGTACATCGGCGCCGATTTGAGCCGGCTGACCAACGAGGTCGATAAGTTGCTGCTCAACGTGGCGCCCGGCCAGCCCATCGACGAAGACTTGGTGCAGAAGATGGTGGGCATCAGCAAAGAGTACAACATCTTTGAGTTGCAAAAGGTGCTAGTACAGCGCGATGTGCTGAAGGCCAACCGTATTTTGCAGTACTTCGAAGCCAACCCCAAGGCCAACCCGCTCATCCCGAACCTGACGCTGCTCTTCGGCTTTTTTACCAAACTGTTGGTGTTACACCAAGCGCCCAATCCTTCGGATGCCGATTTCAAGAAACTGGGCATCAACAACAGCTTCGCCCAAAAGGAATACCAGCAAGCGCTGCGCGTGTATAATTTTCCCCGCACCCGCGATATCATTCACCTGATCCGGCGAGCGGATTTACAGAGTAAAGGCATTGAATCGGGCTCGATGACGGAAGGAGAAATCCTGCGGGAGTTGGTTTTTCTGATCTTGCACCCAGTGCCGCTGAGCGTGCTGGCGTAG
- the tyrS gene encoding tyrosine--tRNA ligase: MLHDAMPGTAEHLAANQPITGYIGFDPTAASLHIGNLATIMLLVHLQRAGHRPVALVGGATGMIGDPSGKSSERNLLDEETLRRNQDGIRQQLEKFLDFTPGPTAAVVVNNYDWFKEFGFLQFLRDVGKHLTVNYMMAKDSVKRRLGTADNDGSDAPEQRAEGLSFTEFSYQLLQGYDFLHLYKTLNCTLQMGGSDQWGNITTGTELIRRLAGSEAKAYALTCPLVTKADGSKFGKSESGNVWLSPELTSPYQFYQFWLNATDADAPRLIRVFTLLSEDEITALETEHAQAPHLRTLQKALAKDVTTRVHSAAEYEASVAASEILFGKGDLATLQSLDEKTLLSVFEGVPQLQVTRAQAASLTAADLLSEVTDYQIFSSKGEAKKMIQGGGVSLNRQKVSGADQQVGELPLVLDKYLVAQKGKKNYYLIALT; encoded by the coding sequence ATGCTGCACGATGCCATGCCCGGCACGGCTGAGCATCTGGCTGCTAACCAGCCCATTACCGGCTACATCGGCTTCGACCCCACCGCAGCTTCCCTGCATATTGGCAATCTGGCCACGATCATGCTGCTGGTGCATCTGCAACGGGCCGGCCACCGGCCGGTGGCGCTTGTGGGCGGCGCGACGGGCATGATCGGTGATCCGTCGGGCAAATCGTCGGAGCGCAACTTGCTGGACGAAGAAACGTTGCGCCGCAACCAAGACGGCATTCGGCAGCAATTGGAGAAGTTTCTGGACTTCACGCCCGGTCCGACGGCGGCCGTGGTCGTGAACAATTACGACTGGTTTAAAGAGTTCGGCTTTCTGCAATTCCTGCGCGATGTAGGCAAGCACCTGACCGTCAACTACATGATGGCCAAAGACTCTGTGAAGCGCCGCCTAGGCACTGCCGATAACGACGGCAGCGACGCGCCGGAGCAACGCGCGGAAGGGCTGTCGTTTACCGAATTCAGCTATCAGCTGCTGCAAGGCTACGATTTTCTGCACCTATACAAAACGCTCAACTGCACGCTGCAAATGGGCGGCTCCGATCAGTGGGGCAACATCACCACCGGCACCGAGCTGATCCGCCGGCTGGCGGGCAGCGAGGCCAAGGCCTACGCGCTCACATGCCCGCTGGTCACGAAGGCCGACGGCTCGAAATTCGGGAAATCGGAAAGCGGCAACGTGTGGCTATCGCCGGAGTTAACTTCGCCTTATCAGTTCTACCAATTCTGGCTGAATGCCACCGACGCCGATGCCCCGCGCCTGATTCGGGTGTTTACGCTGCTTTCGGAAGACGAAATTACTGCCCTCGAAACCGAGCACGCCCAGGCTCCGCACCTGCGCACCTTGCAAAAGGCGCTGGCCAAGGACGTAACCACGCGCGTACACTCGGCCGCCGAGTACGAGGCTTCGGTGGCGGCTTCCGAGATCCTGTTCGGCAAAGGCGATCTGGCCACGCTGCAAAGCCTAGACGAGAAAACGCTGCTTTCCGTTTTTGAAGGCGTACCGCAATTGCAGGTAACCCGCGCCCAAGCAGCCTCGCTGACCGCCGCCGACCTACTAAGCGAAGTGACTGATTATCAAATATTTAGCTCCAAGGGCGAAGCAAAGAAGATGATTCAGGGCGGCGGGGTAAGCCTCAACCGCCAGAAAGTATCCGGCGCCGACCAGCAAGTCGGAGAATTGCCGCTCGTGCTGGATAAGTACTTGGTAGCGCAAAAAGGCAAGAAGAATTACTACCTCATTGCCCTAACCTAA
- a CDS encoding aminotransferase class I/II-fold pyridoxal phosphate-dependent enzyme produces MDLFEKIASNRGPLGSHSHYAHGYFTFPKLEGEIKPRMIFRGKEVLTWSLNNYLGLANHPEVRKADAEAAAEWGMAMPMGARIMSGNSNLHEQLEAELADFIKKPDVLLLNFGYQGVVSIIDALVNRHDVIVYDAESHACIIDGVRLHQGKRFVYPHNDMESLEKQLQRAKRMTDETGGGILVITEGVFGMSGNMGNLKGVIALKEKYEFRLFVDDAHGFGTMGATGAGTGEEQGVQDGIDLYFSTFAKSMASIGAFVGGPESVIEYLRYNMRSQIFAKSLPMPLVVGALKRLELLRTKPELKENLWTVVRALQSGLREKGFNIGTTESPVTPVFLNGEIPDATQITFDLRENHGIFCSIVVYPVVPKGVIMLRLIPTASHTLEDVRETIVAFETVAEKLDKGLYSKTQVPA; encoded by the coding sequence GTGGATCTTTTCGAGAAGATTGCCTCTAACCGCGGCCCGCTGGGCAGCCACTCGCACTACGCACACGGCTACTTTACTTTCCCTAAGCTGGAAGGCGAGATTAAGCCCCGCATGATTTTTCGTGGCAAAGAGGTACTCACCTGGAGCCTGAACAACTATTTGGGGCTGGCCAACCACCCCGAAGTGCGCAAGGCCGATGCCGAAGCGGCGGCCGAATGGGGCATGGCCATGCCGATGGGCGCCCGGATTATGTCGGGTAACTCGAACCTGCACGAACAACTGGAAGCCGAGCTGGCCGATTTCATCAAGAAGCCGGATGTGCTGCTGCTCAACTTCGGTTACCAGGGCGTGGTATCCATCATCGACGCGCTCGTGAATCGTCATGACGTGATCGTGTACGATGCCGAGTCGCACGCCTGCATCATCGACGGCGTACGGTTGCACCAGGGCAAGCGCTTTGTGTATCCGCACAACGACATGGAGAGCCTCGAAAAGCAGTTGCAGCGCGCCAAGCGCATGACCGACGAAACCGGTGGCGGCATCCTCGTGATTACGGAGGGAGTGTTTGGCATGTCGGGCAACATGGGCAACCTAAAAGGCGTGATCGCGCTGAAGGAAAAATACGAGTTCCGCTTGTTCGTTGACGACGCCCACGGCTTCGGTACAATGGGTGCTACAGGCGCCGGAACGGGCGAAGAACAAGGCGTTCAGGACGGCATTGACCTATATTTTTCGACGTTTGCCAAGTCGATGGCAAGCATCGGCGCCTTCGTCGGCGGACCCGAGAGCGTAATTGAATATTTGCGTTACAATATGCGTAGCCAAATTTTCGCAAAATCGCTGCCTATGCCGCTTGTAGTGGGTGCTTTGAAGCGTTTGGAGCTCCTGCGTACCAAGCCGGAATTGAAAGAAAACCTCTGGACGGTGGTGCGCGCCCTGCAAAGTGGCCTGCGCGAAAAAGGCTTCAATATCGGGACAACCGAGTCGCCTGTGACACCGGTTTTCCTCAACGGCGAAATTCCCGATGCTACCCAAATAACCTTCGATTTGCGCGAGAATCACGGTATTTTCTGCTCAATCGTGGTTTATCCGGTCGTGCCGAAGGGCGTGATTATGCTGCGTTTGATCCCGACGGCGTCGCACACGCTCGAGGACGTACGCGAAACTATCGTGGCTTTCGAGACCGTAGCTGAAAAGCTGGATAAGGGCTTGTACTCAAAAACGCAGGTTCCGGCCTAA
- the accC gene encoding acetyl-CoA carboxylase biotin carboxylase subunit: MKKIRKLLVANRGEIALRVLRSAREMGLETVAIFSEADRNALHVRYADEAVCVGGPQSSESYLRGDVILDVCRRLGVDAIHPGYGFLSENAGFARMVKEAGLIFVGPSPEAMELMGSKLAAKAAVANYNIPLVPGTEEAITDVAAAKRIAGEVGFPILIKASAGGGGKGMRIVNRQEEFEEQMQLAVSEAVSAFGDGSVFIEKYIGSPRHIEIQVLGDEHGNIVHLFERECSIQRRHQKVIEEAPSSVLTPELREAMGRCAVDVARACNYTGAGTVEFLLDENKNFYFLEMNTRLQVEHPVTEQITGLDLVKEQIKVAQGEPLSFAQEDLAINGHALELRVYAEDPQNNFLPDIGTLTTYVRPQGPGVRVDDGFEQGMDIPIYYDPMIAKLVTFGKDRTEAIERMLRAIDEYQITGIETTLPFGRYVLQHPAFVSGNFDTNFIRDHFTPADLAPAPLDEATGKLVAVLGAMLLETKKPPVASATTESVAPESKWRRNRLGTR; this comes from the coding sequence ATGAAGAAAATCCGGAAATTGCTGGTCGCTAACCGCGGCGAAATTGCGTTGCGCGTGCTGCGTTCGGCCCGCGAGATGGGCCTTGAAACCGTCGCGATCTTCAGCGAAGCCGACCGCAATGCCTTGCACGTGCGCTACGCCGACGAAGCCGTCTGCGTCGGCGGACCCCAATCGAGCGAAAGTTACCTACGTGGCGACGTGATCCTGGACGTGTGCCGCCGCCTCGGCGTCGATGCCATTCACCCTGGCTACGGCTTCCTGTCCGAAAATGCCGGCTTTGCGCGCATGGTAAAAGAGGCCGGTTTGATCTTCGTCGGCCCGTCGCCCGAAGCTATGGAGCTGATGGGCTCGAAGCTGGCGGCCAAAGCAGCCGTGGCCAACTACAATATTCCGCTGGTGCCCGGCACCGAAGAAGCCATCACCGATGTGGCGGCGGCCAAGCGCATTGCGGGCGAGGTCGGTTTTCCCATCCTGATTAAAGCTTCCGCGGGCGGCGGCGGCAAAGGCATGCGGATCGTCAACCGCCAAGAGGAATTTGAGGAACAAATGCAACTAGCTGTATCAGAAGCAGTTAGTGCATTCGGCGATGGATCCGTATTTATAGAGAAATACATCGGCTCGCCGCGCCACATCGAGATTCAGGTGTTGGGCGACGAGCACGGCAATATCGTGCATTTATTTGAGCGCGAGTGCTCGATTCAGCGTCGCCACCAGAAGGTAATCGAAGAAGCTCCGTCGTCGGTGCTCACGCCGGAGTTGCGCGAAGCCATGGGCCGCTGCGCCGTGGACGTGGCCCGCGCTTGCAACTACACCGGAGCCGGCACGGTCGAGTTCCTGCTCGACGAAAACAAGAATTTTTACTTCCTGGAGATGAACACGCGCCTCCAGGTAGAACACCCTGTAACGGAGCAAATTACGGGTCTTGACCTCGTAAAAGAGCAAATCAAGGTGGCACAGGGCGAGCCGCTTTCCTTTGCGCAGGAGGATTTGGCCATCAACGGCCATGCCCTAGAATTGCGCGTGTACGCCGAAGATCCGCAGAACAACTTCCTGCCCGACATCGGTACGCTCACGACTTACGTGCGACCGCAAGGCCCCGGCGTGCGCGTCGACGACGGCTTTGAGCAAGGCATGGACATTCCAATCTATTACGACCCGATGATTGCCAAGCTCGTCACCTTCGGCAAAGACCGCACGGAGGCCATCGAGCGCATGCTCCGCGCCATCGACGAGTACCAGATCACCGGCATCGAAACCACGCTGCCCTTCGGCCGCTACGTGCTCCAGCACCCGGCCTTCGTAAGCGGCAACTTCGACACCAATTTCATCCGCGACCACTTCACCCCCGCCGACCTCGCTCCTGCGCCCCTGGATGAAGCCACCGGCAAACTGGTCGCGGTCCTCGGCGCCATGCTACTGGAAACGAAAAAGCCCCCGGTAGCGTCCGCTACAACTGAATCGGTTGCGCCGGAGTCAAAGTGGCGACGCAACCGATTGGGAACGAGATAA